Below is a genomic region from Candidatus Zixiibacteriota bacterium.
AACTCTCACCCCGAATGTTCTCCTTCAATTCTCCCTTCGGAGCCTGCCCCACCTGCTCCGGACTGGGCCAGAAAATGGATATTGATCCGAGACTGATTATCCCCGATCCTTCTCTGCCGCTCAATCAAGGAGCCATCAGCCCCTGGGGAGCCGATATGGCCAATTGGTACCGCTTCATGCTTCGTGCGGTAGCCCGGCATTACGATTTCAAGCTGTCCGCGCCTTTCGAAAAACTCCCCGAGAAAATTCAAAAGATTATCCTTTATGGTTCCGGCAAAGAGCAGTTGCGCTTCGAATATGAACATCATAACGGCCGCGGAACGGGTGAATACATCGGCAAATTCGAAGGCGTTATCCCCCACCTGGAGCGGCGCTACCGCCAGACCCAGTCATCGGGCGTGAGGCAGTGGATCGAGCAGTATATGTCCATTTCGCCCTGCCCTGATTGTCATGGTTCGCGGCTGAAACCGGAAGCACTCTCAGTTGTCATTAATCGCGAAACTATCGACTCGGTGGCCGAGATGTCGGTCAAATCGGTTAGAAAGTTCTTCGATGAACTGCCGCTGACCAAACGCCAGGAATTGATCGCCCGGCAAATTCTCAAAGAAATTCGCCAGCGACTGGGATTTCTCGATGATGTCGGCCTTAATTATCTTACTCTCAGCCGCGCCGCTTCGACTCTGTCCGGCGGCGAGATGCAACGAATCCGCCTGGCAACCCAGATCGGTTCACGCTTGGTGGGTGTCATGTATATTCTCGATGAACCATCCATCGGACTGCATCAGCGCGACAATCGCAAACTTCTGGGCACCCTGACCGGTCTGCGTGATCTCGGTAATACCGTGATTGTCGTCGAACACGACCGCGAAACCATCGAGTCCGCCGATTATGTTATCGATCTGGGCCCTGGAGCCGGCATCATGGGCGGCAAAGTCGTTGCCGAGGGAACCCCGGAGCAGATTCGTAAATCCAAAAACTCTATTACCGGGGCCTATCTGAGCCGCCGCATGGTGATTCCGACGCCTGATTCAAGACGCACTTTCAATGGTAACCTGATCACGCTCGAAGGTGCCCGCGGTAATAATCTTAAAAATATCAAGGTCGATATTCCGCTGGGAGTTTTCACCGTCGTAACAGGTGTCTCAGGCTCGGGCAAATCGACCCTGATAAACGAAACCCTGTATCGTATTCTCTCCCGCAAGTTCTACAATTCGCGCAAAACGCCTCTGGAATATGATCGGATCAAGGGACTGGAGAATATCGACAAGGTGGTAGCCATCGATCAATCGCCCATCGGACGTACTCCTCGCTCCAATCCGGCCACCTATACCGGTGTTTTTACGTATATCCGTGACCTTTATTCACAACTGCCCGAGTCGAAAGTGCGCGGTTATCGCCCCGGACGATTTTCATTCAATGTCAAGGGCGGACGTTGCGAGGCCTGCCAGGGAGACGGTATCATCAAGATCGAGATGCATTTCCTGCCCGATATCTATGTCCCGTGCGAGGTCTGCAAGGGCAAACGGTTCAACCGCGAAACCCTGGAAGTGACCTACAAAGGGGAAAATATTGCCGAGGTGCTCGATATGACCGTCAATGAGGCTCTCGAGTTCTTCAAGAATATTCCCCGGATCAAGCGCAAGCTGATGACTCTGAACAAAGTCGGTCTGGGTTACATTCACCTCGGTCAGCAGGCCACCACCCTCTCGGGGGGCGAGGCCCAGCGGGTGAAATTGTCTTCGGAATTGTCCAAAACGGCTACCGGGCGAACGCTGTACATCCTCGATGAACCCACCACAGGACTGCATTTCGAGGATATCAGGATGCTTCTCACGGTTCTCAATGAGCTGGTTGACCGAGGTAACAGCGTTCTGGTGATTGAACATAACCTCGATGTCATCAAAACCGCCGATTTTATCATCGATATCGGTCCTGATGGGGGTGATGATGGCGGCCGGATCATTGCCACCGGCACTCCTGAAGAGGTTGCACGGGTCAAATCATCTTACACCGGTCAATATATCGACCGGGAATTAACCGGCGCTAAATAGGCCAATCGAGCAATATCTTCCGTTCTTTTGTCATTCATGGTCATCTGAGCGGAATTAAAGCTCCAAAATCCAATGAATAGTACACGAACTATTTTCACTTTTTTTTCGAAAATGGTGTTTTTTTTGTTGCACGAAAGTTTTAATTTTTTTTACTTGATGCCGATAAGTGATTTAGGCAGGATTCAATTTGCATGATGCATGCGAAAGGGGAGATTAAGGGATTCAAAAAATCTTGGGTATGAATCCACATTAAGTACAGGAATCACTGGAATCTAAAACCAACTCAATATCCGACACCTAACGAAAGGAGCGGAAAATGGCTGCAAAAAAGAAAGCCAAACCCAAAGCCAAAGCGAAAGCCAAACCCAAAGCCAAGGCTAAAGCGAGAGGCAAAAAGCCGGTCGGTAAAGCCTGGAGCGCAGCGGAAATTCAGAGTCTTCGCACCAGTTACAAGTCCAAACCGGCCTCGCAAATCGCCAAGGAACTGCGGCGCTCGCTGGCGTCGGTGCGCGGGAAGATCAGCGCTCTTAACCTGACCAAGCCTGCCGCGGCCAGAAAGGCCAAACCGAAACCCAAGAAAAAAGCGGCTCCCAAAAAGGCCGCCCCGAAAAAGGCCAAAGCCAAAGCCAAGGCCAGACCGAAAAAGAAAGCCGCGCCGCGTAAGTCTTACCGGAGGTACTAATACCTGATTTGGTAGATCCCAGGGATGGGAGGTGCAGCTAAAAGGACTTTATTGAAGTATCCATCCCGGAAAAACCCGCCCCTTAAGGGCGGGTTTTTTAATTAAATTCGAATAATCGCAAAATCTCATCCGAGATTGTAAAAGACCGATTTCCCCAGATACTGCGCCGATTTCCCCAGCGATTCCTCGATTCGCAGTAATTGATTATACTTGCAGATACGATCCGTCCGGCAAATTGAACCGGTCTTGATCTGGCCGGTTCCGGCCGCCACCACCACATCGGCAATAGTGCTGTCTTCGGTTTCACCGCTTCGATGCGAAACCACCGCGGTGAAGCCCGCCTTCTGGGCCATCTCGATTGCATCGAGCGTCTCCGTCAGGGTGCCGATCTGGTTGAGTTTGATAAGAATCGAATTCGATGACTTCTCCTTGATGCCTCGCGCCAGACGTTTCGGATTGGTTACATAAAGGTCATCGCCGACAATCTGGATCTTACTACCCAGGTACTCCGTCATTTTTTTCCAGCCGTCCCAATCATCCTCGGCCAGGCCATCCTCGATTGAAATAATCGGATATTTCTTGACCAGTTCCTCATAAAATTCGATCATCTGATCTGATGTGAATTTCTTGCCCTCGCCTTTCAGATCGTATTTTTTGGTCTTCGTATCATAAAATTCGGTCGAGGCCGGGTCGAGAGCCAGAAGAATATCTTTACCGGCCTTGTATCCCGCTTTACCGATGGCTTCCATGATGACTTCGAGAGCCTCCTCGTTGGACTTCAAATCCGGAGCGAATCCGCCCTCATCGCCCACCGCGGTATTGTATTTTTTCTTCTTGAGGACCTGTTTTAGATTGCCGAACACTTCGGCCCCCATTTGAAGAGCCGTGGAGAATGATCCGGCTCCAACCGGCATAATCATGAATTCCTGCAGATCGACATTGTTGTCGGCATGTTTCCCGCCATTGAGAATATTCATCATCGGGACCGGGAGTAATTTGCAGTTGGTTCCGCCGATATATTCATAAAGATAGCGCCCCACCGATTGCGCCGCGGCCCGGGCCGTGGCCAGAGAGACCCCCAGAATCGCATTGGCGCCCAGTTTACCCTTATTCTCGGTTCCATCGAGTTGAATCAGGAAATTATCCAGCGTCACCTGATCATAGGGATCGATATTGTTCGTCAATATGGCCGGGGCGATTTTCTCATTGACATTGGCCACCGCTTTGGAAACACCCTTGCCGAAATAAACCTTGCTGTCGCCGTCGCGCAGTTCCACCGCTTCATGGGCCCCGGTCGAAGCGCCCGATGGCACCGCCGCCCGCCCCAATGAACCGTCGGCCAGAACCACATCGACCTCGATCGTCGGCGTTCCCCGCGAATCGAGTATCTGCCGCGCGGCTATAAAATCAAAATCCGACATTGCTTTTATCCTTTCCGCTGATAAGAATTTTGAATTAATCTAATCGACCCCTGCCCCCGTTTCAACAAAAAACAAAATCCGCACGCTTTTCCTTATGATTGATACGCATAAACTGATGCCCCCCTTTGTCCGATCAACTATTTAAGAAAAAAGTGGATTAAGAGCGGAAGATATTTTATATTCGGCCCGGTACCATGAAATCAATCAAAGGCAAAAAAATCCTTGTCACGGGAGCTGGCGGTTTTATCGGCTCGCATTTGACCGAAACTCTGCTCAGGCAGAGGGCCAAAGTCACCGCTTTGCTCCGATACACATCGCAGGGACGGACCGGGTGGCTGGAACAACTGCCGGAACGATTGAAAACCAAAATTAATATCGTCTTCGGCGATATTCGCGATCCTGATATTTGCCAGAGAGCGGTCAATGGAAATACCCATGTTTTTCACCTGGCGGCCCAGATCGCCATTCCTTACTCCTATATCGCCCCCCGGGATTTCACAGCCGTCAATGTCATGGGGACTGCCAACCTGCTTCAGGCCGCCAGGGAATCAGGCGTTAAGAAATTCCTTCAGGTTTCGACTTCGGAAGTCTATGGCACGGCCCGGTATGTTCCGATCGATGAGAATCATCCTCAGACCGCCCAGTCACCCTATTCGGCCTCAAAAATCGCGGCCGATAAACTGGCCCAGTCTTTTCATCTCAGCTTTGGCCTCCCGACTGTAACCGTCCGTCCTTTCAATTGCTACGGTCCCCGTCAATCGGCCCGGGCCATTATCCCGACTATCATTCTTCAGGCCCTCCGGGGACGGACCGTCAGGCTGGGTAACACCGACAGCCGAAGAGATATGAACTATGTTTCCGATATCACCGATGGTATGATTGCCGCCGCCTTTACCGACAAAACCACCGGCGTTGTTTTAAATCTGGCTACCGGTACCGACTACTCCATCGGGGAGATCGTCGATCTTGTCGGAAATATTCTCAATAAAAGATTGATCATAAAAAGCGAAAGAAAACGTATCCGGCCGAAAAATTCCGAAGTCTGGCGTCTTCAGGGTGACAATCGGCTGGCCGCCCGGTTAATCGGCTACAAACCGAAATTCGCCTTATTATTGGGTATGAAAAAAACCATAGAGTTTTTCGAAAATCATCTGGCAATGTATGATCGCGAGGATTATCAGTTGTGAGAACCGGACTAAAAACCATCAGCCAGGCGATTATTCTGGCTGGTGGTGAGGGGCGCCGCCTTCTACCGTACACCCGGATTCTGCCCAAACCCCTCTGGCCGGTGGGCGATATCCCCATTGTCGAAATTCTCATCCGCCAACTGGCCCGATCCGGGATTAAAGAAATCATCATGGCGGTCGGTTATCAGGCGGATTTGATTCGGATGATTCTCGGCGATGGGCGTCAATTCGGTGTGAAAATCCGGTACTCCCAGGAGAAAAAGCCGCTTGGAACAGCCGCCCCGCTTCGCCAGATCAGGGGGTTGGACAGTAGTTTTCTGGTCCTCAACGGTGACCTGCTGACCAACCTGCCTTTCAAGGATTTTATTCGGGCACACTTGCGAAGTGATGCCGTGGCAACCGTGGCGATATTCAAACGAACCGTGAAAATCGATTTCGGGGTGGTCACCACCTATGAGAATATAATCGAGGAATACGATGAGAAACCGGTCCTGGGATACATGGTCTCGATGGGGATTTATGCCTTCCGGCGAGAGGTCTTAAAATATATCCCCAACCATAAATTCGATTTCCCCGACCTGGTAAACAGGCTAATCGAGGTCGAGAGCAATCCGCAGGTTTATCGTTTTCGGGGCCAATGGCTCGATATCGGGCGGCCCGATGATTGGGAAAAGGCTACCCGGCTCTTTCAGAAGAAATCTCAAGCTTTTTTAAAATAACGACGTAGAAATTTCTCGTTAAGTCGATATTATCAAAAAAAGGAAATATTGGGGATTATTTATGAAATATCTTATTACCGGCGGGGCCGGATTTATCGGAAGCAATATCGCCCATACCCTCCTGGATAAGGGTGAAACCGTCCGGATTCTGGACAATTTTTCGACCGGGCGCCGAATTAACCTGGCCGATATCGAGGACAAAATCGAGATCATTGACGGCGATATCAGCGATTTCTGGACGGTCAAGGATGCTGTCGAGGGTATCGATTATGTTCTGCACCAGGCGGCTCTCCCGTCGGTCCCGAGATCGGTCAGTAATCCGCTGACCTCCAACAAGGTCAACATCGATGGAACTCTGAACTTGCTCGAAGCCGGCAAGCGGGCCGGCGTGAAAAGATTCGTTATGGCTTCATCATCTTCGGTTTACGGCGACACCCCGGAACTCCCCAAGCATGAACAGATGCCGACCGATCCGCTTTCTCCCTATGCCGTAACCAAACTGACCTGCGAAAAATATTGTAAGGTATTTTATAACCTCTACGGCCTCG
It encodes:
- a CDS encoding NTP transferase domain-containing protein; the encoded protein is MSQAIILAGGEGRRLLPYTRILPKPLWPVGDIPIVEILIRQLARSGIKEIIMAVGYQADLIRMILGDGRQFGVKIRYSQEKKPLGTAAPLRQIRGLDSSFLVLNGDLLTNLPFKDFIRAHLRSDAVATVAIFKRTVKIDFGVVTTYENIIEEYDEKPVLGYMVSMGIYAFRREVLKYIPNHKFDFPDLVNRLIEVESNPQVYRFRGQWLDIGRPDDWEKATRLFQKKSQAFLK
- the uvrA gene encoding excinuclease ABC subunit UvrA, with the protein product MSESKEIFIKGAREHNLQNIDVHIPRNKLVVITGLSGSGKSSLAFDTIYAEGQRRYVESLSSYARQFLGLMEKPDVDLIEGLSPAISIEQKGSAKNPRSTVGTATEIYDYLRLLFARMGVQHCVKCGKPITRQTVEQIVDSVLSFEEDTRLMVLAPVVRGKKGEHREIIEEARKEGFVRLRIDGEIVETDHEINLKKNVKHTIEIVVDRLVVKRRSARRLADSVETALKTAGGIVLINIKGQDMLFSEQSACLDCGISYEELSPRMFSFNSPFGACPTCSGLGQKMDIDPRLIIPDPSLPLNQGAISPWGADMANWYRFMLRAVARHYDFKLSAPFEKLPEKIQKIILYGSGKEQLRFEYEHHNGRGTGEYIGKFEGVIPHLERRYRQTQSSGVRQWIEQYMSISPCPDCHGSRLKPEALSVVINRETIDSVAEMSVKSVRKFFDELPLTKRQELIARQILKEIRQRLGFLDDVGLNYLTLSRAASTLSGGEMQRIRLATQIGSRLVGVMYILDEPSIGLHQRDNRKLLGTLTGLRDLGNTVIVVEHDRETIESADYVIDLGPGAGIMGGKVVAEGTPEQIRKSKNSITGAYLSRRMVIPTPDSRRTFNGNLITLEGARGNNLKNIKVDIPLGVFTVVTGVSGSGKSTLINETLYRILSRKFYNSRKTPLEYDRIKGLENIDKVVAIDQSPIGRTPRSNPATYTGVFTYIRDLYSQLPESKVRGYRPGRFSFNVKGGRCEACQGDGIIKIEMHFLPDIYVPCEVCKGKRFNRETLEVTYKGENIAEVLDMTVNEALEFFKNIPRIKRKLMTLNKVGLGYIHLGQQATTLSGGEAQRVKLSSELSKTATGRTLYILDEPTTGLHFEDIRMLLTVLNELVDRGNSVLVIEHNLDVIKTADFIIDIGPDGGDDGGRIIATGTPEEVARVKSSYTGQYIDRELTGAK
- a CDS encoding SDR family oxidoreductase, encoding MKYLITGGAGFIGSNIAHTLLDKGETVRILDNFSTGRRINLADIEDKIEIIDGDISDFWTVKDAVEGIDYVLHQAALPSVPRSVSNPLTSNKVNIDGTLNLLEAGKRAGVKRFVMASSSSVYGDTPELPKHEQMPTDPLSPYAVTKLTCEKYCKVFYNLYGLETVCLRYFNIFGPRQDPNSEYAAVIPKFIFALSSGKQPVVFGDGEQSRDFTYIDNTIQANLLAVTSKIAPGNFYNVACGARFTLNDLLDMLREIIGTNIKAKYIAPRPGDILHSYADVSRAKKDLGYNPRVMFKEGLKKTVEWFTSDHS
- the eno gene encoding phosphopyruvate hydratase, with amino-acid sequence MSDFDFIAARQILDSRGTPTIEVDVVLADGSLGRAAVPSGASTGAHEAVELRDGDSKVYFGKGVSKAVANVNEKIAPAILTNNIDPYDQVTLDNFLIQLDGTENKGKLGANAILGVSLATARAAAQSVGRYLYEYIGGTNCKLLPVPMMNILNGGKHADNNVDLQEFMIMPVGAGSFSTALQMGAEVFGNLKQVLKKKKYNTAVGDEGGFAPDLKSNEEALEVIMEAIGKAGYKAGKDILLALDPASTEFYDTKTKKYDLKGEGKKFTSDQMIEFYEELVKKYPIISIEDGLAEDDWDGWKKMTEYLGSKIQIVGDDLYVTNPKRLARGIKEKSSNSILIKLNQIGTLTETLDAIEMAQKAGFTAVVSHRSGETEDSTIADVVVAAGTGQIKTGSICRTDRICKYNQLLRIEESLGKSAQYLGKSVFYNLG
- a CDS encoding GDP-mannose 4,6-dehydratase is translated as MKSIKGKKILVTGAGGFIGSHLTETLLRQRAKVTALLRYTSQGRTGWLEQLPERLKTKINIVFGDIRDPDICQRAVNGNTHVFHLAAQIAIPYSYIAPRDFTAVNVMGTANLLQAARESGVKKFLQVSTSEVYGTARYVPIDENHPQTAQSPYSASKIAADKLAQSFHLSFGLPTVTVRPFNCYGPRQSARAIIPTIILQALRGRTVRLGNTDSRRDMNYVSDITDGMIAAAFTDKTTGVVLNLATGTDYSIGEIVDLVGNILNKRLIIKSERKRIRPKNSEVWRLQGDNRLAARLIGYKPKFALLLGMKKTIEFFENHLAMYDREDYQL